One Pectinophora gossypiella chromosome 10, ilPecGoss1.1, whole genome shotgun sequence genomic window, GATTATTCAAGTTTGGTCATGTCGGTATGACATACAGATCTAAATCTATTTTAAGTCCATCACAGAATAGAATGTTGCACAGATATTTCGTTAAAGCGTTGAGAAGACCATCTCAAGCATAAGCTCCAAATACTTTTGCAGTAGATCAAACCATCCAGTCGGTCTCCAAGCCTCCAGAGGAAGAGAACGAATTTGTTGCTTTCTTAAACTGAACTAATACTCACTTTTTCTGAAACATGACCATCCAATCAGCCGCGAGATCGCTCATGTCAATTCTTCTTCCTAGTTCTATGACGTAGGGATGTTTCTTGGTCATCAGCCAACCGATGTGACAGAAGAAGAATCCTCGCTTGGAGTTGTGAGGGTCTGCATCGGTGTCCGAGTAGCGGTGATGGAGGCGATGGTCACGACACCAAATAAACATAGAATTctgaaaatgtaatttaatagaATAGTCTGTCAGTGTTAAGAAGGCCATCTcattttctttcaaaatatgGGTTCAATTCACCACGAGTAAGAGTTGAGAGTAAACGATGGCTCTGAAGAGCAGAGTGGAATAAAGTTTTTTGAACATTTTAACCCAATCTCATTCAAAAACAGTGACACATTATaatttgtaaacaaaaaatttataaaaaaatgaaaattatctACCTGTCCTGCGATTGTCTGCGCCAATAAAAATACTGCTCGAAGGAAAGACGTTGCTTTAAACGATTTGTGAGTATAAAATCTATGTGCTCCTATGGTCACTCCCTCAGTGCTTATGAACGCTACAAAAACACCTGTAAATAGTACAAAACTATTAAAACGCGTGGCACTACAATTATTTACTTGTAGAATGAGTCAAACTTTTGACTGATGAataattatctatatttttattttataacgagATAAAACAAGGCTTTTACTCCATAAAAATGTCTTCAAGGTGACACCCCCCGTGAGAAGAATACCAAGTCCCCATAGAGCGAGGATATGGAGTATTAAAAATCCTATAGCGTTTTTCCAAACAACTTGATGTTTGTATGAGTAATCCGTTCCTATGAGTTTAGCGTTGATAACTGAGTCTTCTTTCCATATTTTGTTCTTCTCAGTTTTGCTTTCACTGAATCCGTTGGTTTTGGGATACCCAAATTCCGATGCCGtcattcttgtttttttttatttgttcaatAGAACTCTGTGTATCACAAGAAACTGATGCCACAGTGAGATATAATTGCCTATATAAAGGAATATCTAAAGCATTGTTTGGTCGTTGTGCAATATAAAATCTTGAACTCTACTTTGTATGTTAATTCTAACAAGCGAACAAATGTTGCGACGATGTCTGCTTGAACTTGGAATACCCTTTTGACTCACAAATTAATAgaatagataagtaggtacctacctgaaaaTGAAATTATGCAAGCGGCGACATGagacaattgtaaaaaaatgttcaaGGATGGAAACATAAACTAACACATGTATTGTAAGATgttcactcgactcttcctccactcgactcgatctccgctgagcattttggtattataGGTTTTAAGTCCTCCACTTGAGGACTTTACgtactggagtcgagcataccATACTCATATCATCAGCTCCCATAGGATTATCCCATTTTTTACAAGGTCCGCTGGTTTTTCAAAGGTAAAACCTAcaaacgtgaagatttgacaggtccggtcttttactGCCAAGAAAATCATGcaaaattaatgacgtcatgtcTTACTGGAACTCGAGGAAGACCAGATCGCCTCAACTGAGGATGGAgaaaacatcttagaatacggggaAAAGTCATgccaaagataaaaatatttttgtacaccatGGGCAATGTTCACGCACATTTCACGTAGATTGGCAATCCATTTAAGCACAATGTATAATGTTCGATGTACaaaagtaagtacgtaatcttGTTGCTCATGATTGTCTCTGaactgctcaataataacattatgtCCTAGGGTCACAAGGTCGCTTACCATCCTGCATTATATTAAGTTTGTCCTTCCTAAAGCGAAAGTCACGATTGACAAAATATTTTGTCAACAGTTTCAGTATAAGCAGTAggaattatttatgtaaatatattttttaaatatccatattttttagtattcaaatttaattttaatagatATTTCGTTGTGGTATAATCGTCGTTGTCTCCAATTTCGGTGATGTTTGGATTCTTAGTTAGTCATGCGTTATAATGTGTGGTATAACCATTTTATCTCTATTAATAAGACCGAAATACTTTAAACCGGCGAGCCTTCTTGTAGTCTGTGATGAAAGCGAGTGAAGCGAAATTGGTGtgacaggatcgtagtaagtggaattccgtggtctctgcctaccccaacgagaaataggcgtgatcttatgtaattatataaaacGACTTATGCAGTATGAACAAATTTATAATTGCGTATggcagataaaaataaaatatcctgcgtggatcatatatccagctgaagctcccctaaccaagtctctgccacATCCGTCACACaggggaaccggtgcagagagcactcgttcactatgtgagatatggtttgatccgggtgaccacattcacagtatggcgactcctttaagccccatttatgtaggtgatggtttgactttccgtGGTTGGTCCTACTCGTACACCGGTTCtgtcgggtccagatttttcgcttggagtcaaagccagggacactccgcgagggatcctgaataaggtccgaatttgtGCCGTCGAACATGTTCCACTCCAGCCTCCACGTTTCAGCCTCACGTATTAGGCACTGGCGACACCTGAAGTGTTGAAATCAAAACACACATTTTGATAAAGAATACAACTTTATTTATCAATGAAACCAAATACTTACATTGAATAGGATCGATTACATATTTAAaagattattgtaaaaaaaaactcttccaATAGATAGGGTTGTCACtcgtaatatattattatagtatcgtACTATACTATATTTTGAGTAGGTACGTAGTACTTACTACATTATTTCATATCTGATTCAATTTTTCCCTCAAAGTTACCTAAATGCGGATCACTTCTTGGGGCAACGAATGTGTTATTAATGTTATATGGatttgaatattttgaacatatataaatgtaaaattgttGATATGACCTATAACCGAAAAAttcagtaggtacattattttatttttttaacagtgGCAACCCTATCAAGTTCTAACTTTTATTATCTCTCTTTTTTATCAAGTAATATATCATCTTCATGGTACAGCGGTAGACCGGCCTCCACGACCGTGGAATTGGGGGGCGGGTAGGTGACGTTGTAGGTGGGGTTGAAAGGGTGCAACGGGCCCCAGTCGACTGCGAcggccgcgcgcgccgcctccGTACCCCAATGCTCGTGCGTGTCGTCACCCGTGCGCAGGATTCTCTTGTCTACCTGAACATACAGTTAGCTCAACTCATGTGCTTATTTTAcgtacttatgttatgtttatgcatatattttattctactCAGGACTGAGAACATATTATCGTGTCGTGAAAACCGACACAGGGATTGAACactttctaacatgatagaccATTCATTatctccgtagcattatcccgtttttcacaacgtccgcttacctaacctgaacattttaCAAAGGCGACTTCTTCAatgaagagaaaaccagcccaatacaggttaggtcacatacctccgacatTGATGACtcatgacattgtgaggtatgccggaaagcaatggacttgaacaggaccggaaaggatcgcgtgaaagagaggaggcctataccccggcgtgggtggatacaggctgagtagatagtagatagatagaaaacTCAATTTCAACATACAGACGCCAATATATTATGGTCAATGGGCTGATTTCCAGCAATCATACGGTCTGTCACAATACTTTGCAGTAAAAGTTGTGTTCTCATTATTTATAGTTCTGCTCATTAACAAGGTGTCACCTATCTCTTTAATTTCACagttaacgacctctgtggtacagtagttgagcgttggtctcacgatccggaggccccgggttcgaatcccggtgacgacatatcacaaaaattactttctgctccctagtttggttaggacattacagcttgatcacctgattgtccaaacgtAAGATAATcagtgctccggaaggcacatTACGCTGTTgctccaggttactacttactcatataagtgtgtagtcgttacatgagccatgttaggggcctttggcttctcaacaataaccctgacaccagggttgattagtttggtactccacctcataacccacacgataagaaaaagaacaaCTTCACACACGCAATCAGTTTCGCTAACCGTATAGGCAACCATTTGCTCTTACAATACTTATTTGTATaggtatacttattttatttatttacttattcacgtagagcggatgaaggataatagaattgcaaaagcggtatataaagcgagagttgatggtagggctggcagaggaagaccgagaaggacttacgatgaccaaattggagatctccttagaaaaggtttaatacgatctactctgaaccggtgtgcgagtatgaagcgattgatgaatgcggtaTGCGGTGAGAGCCTTcgaccgagtgagagcctttagcgctccccatttgtccggccaagtagttaatgccatttgcggcaaatctacaataagtcacgtcaaaaaaaaagagaagatgaatgcggaggaagcaagagaagtgtgtcaggatcgaagcaaatggaattctagagtctctgcttaccccggtgggaaataggcgtgagtttatgtatgtatgtgtacttatttacttagCTGTTCTTACCATTTCCGGAGAAGCAGTTTTAAGGTCGTACGCTAATCCAATTCTCTCAAAAAATCTTATAAGGGAGGCTGTGAAGTTGTAATGTCTGGTGAACTCAGCCGCCTTGTAGTCCCAAGGAAACACGTGATGGTAGTTATGCCAGCCTTCGCCAAGGCTTAGCCACGACACGAACCAAGATTCTACTGGTTGAAGATTCCTGAAAGTTTATAATACCATGCTTATATCATACGTAAACGTGTAAAAATCACGGTTCTTATAAAAAAGATCATActgtaaatacttataaaagaGCGTGATGTTCTAGCTACAATTAGTAGCGTCTGAAGTCGCGTTTTCGACTCTAGATTTTAGGTTTCGATTGATTGAATTATTAACTCATTTATGCAATACAAGGCGTCATTTTTGTTGTCAAAGTACATCATTTTagacaaatataacttaattGTGTGTGTGGTGTAACTTGTAGAACAGAGGAATGGAACTTTATAAGACAAAAAAACGATTTGATGGTGGAATAGGCTGATCACCGGCTTgaccatatccatcttaggactttgcatcaaaagtggctgtgcttcggaaggcacgtaaagccgttggtcccggaccgttactgatgtaaatgagtaatcgttatatgagccatgtcaggggcatttgagggcttaataataaccctgacaccagagtcgatgaggttggtattccacctcacaacccacacgatgagaagaagaTCAAAAGTGGCCGCAAGATATTCAGTAGCTTTCAAGAATTGCAAgtataagtttatgtatgtacttacttatcatAAGGCCTAGTACCGTAGAGATGAGCAGCACTGTTGACCAACCAGGTCCCGTGCAGTGACGTCATCCATCGAAATATATAAGCAACGAGGAACGACGTCCTTATAGACTCTCCGAAGTACCGTACTGGTACCCAAACTGGTAAGATTATGGACAGAGGCacatataagtagtagtagtacctggggaagaaaaaaatagttcgattttaaaaataataggtatatatgtatggaccaacccgcagtggagcagcgtggtggagtatgctccataccccctccggttgattgaggggaggcctgtgcccagcagtgcgacgtatataggctgtttatgtttatgtatgtatgtaagtatgtagtactggaagaaatggagggaggcctttgcccaacagtgggacactttaggctagataagatttaaatatgtaggtatttaattcgACATAAAACTTTGCTCGTATTCCTAAGCTTTTTTCCACGGTAGCGCGTTTTTCTAAGTTACtaagattatttaaaataaaaaagtaatattctcgtttgttaaaaaatacttaactatttagtattttttcatacaaatcattttttttaattaagtacgtaTGTCACTTTAAAAGATTAGctcgagtattttttttaaatatttttgtcattGACAATTTGCATCATGATGTAAATAAGTCTTTTAACCTTTTGCAATGCAGGGggattaaaaggccacattgaagtaatttgaaatttgtctaaaaagcaatactgctatttgacaatTGTTGACATtgggtacttacttttatacgttTATGTAGTCAGATTGAAATATGGCTTTTTAATGTGCCCTTTTTAACCTATTCATTGTCATACAGTCGCGTGATGCACCCTGACCGGACCACTATCTAGTACACAATttctaattatattaataaagtcTACATCTCTACATTCACGTGCATGGCAAAAAAATAGACCAATttattgatatattataattacaaattgTATACTAGATAATGGTGTAAGAAAACAGGTATGATCCCATccagcgttgccatttcgtaaaaaataaattacccacgaccaatgtttttaatttactttgcaaggaaattttgaactttttgtaaaagatttacttacagttttaatgattattgtatatgtgacaagtaatagtaattaaatacataagtcaGTAATtagcttaattttcaataataaaatttacgttcttGGAATGTTGGGTTACCAATTTGATGGTAACACAGTGGCAacgcttacgtcatcaaagggctagcaatggcggcttgtcataggattgagcatacctggttttcttataccatgaactAGATGGTGGTCCGTCCAGAGAGTATCACACTGTAAAGTATATCGTATAAAATCTCTTGACAGAGGACAATTTATGTTGTTATTCATTCTAAAAAAACTCACCTTTTCTGAAACATGATCATCCAATCAGCCGCGAGGTCGCTCATGTCAATTTTCCTTCCAATTTCTATGACGTAGGGATGCTTCTTGGTCATCAACCAACCCATATGGCTGAAGAAGAACCCTCGCTTGGAGTTGTGAGGGTCTGCATCAGTGTCAGAGTAGCGGTGGTGAAGGCGATGGTCACGACTCCAAATGAAAATACAGTTCTGCGAAAAAGTATACTCATACAAAAACCAGCTTAAAATCCTTAGTTTTCCTTTTCGTCTGGCTGtccaaatataattatatttacagtTTCTGAATGTACAAGTATTTAGAATGATAATATATATATGCATGAGGGTATTTTATGAGGTGAATGTAGCTTTGATATTGTGGAAGCTCCAGGCAAGCAAATCAAGAATATATTGAGAAATAGACtcttaaagaatatttgaaactACTTATTCTGTATAATAGAGTACAtcaaccaacggtttaacgtgccttccgaagcacggatcgttttactttcggacaatcagatgatcaccctgtaatgtcctaaccaaactagtgatcacaaagtgatttttgtaatatatccccaccgggattcaaaccaggacctccggatcgtgagcccaacgctcaaccactggaccacagaggccgttgtttgtgtacttaaataattagttCAATTATTTACCTGCCCAGCTATGGTCTGTACCAATATCAATATAGCTCTCAGTACAGGTTTGGCTTTGAATGACTTATGGCTGTACAATCTGTGTGCTCCTACCGTGACTCCTTCTGAACCGGTGTAAGCTACCAGGAGagctgataaaaaaaaaacatattaatgaAATAGTTACCCAAAAACGCCTTACACATTATAATCCACATTCATAATCTAAAGTAGTCTGTGTAGTCTTGTGGTATACCGGCATGCTTCAAACGGAGAGAAAGAATGGAGAGAAAAGGAACAccggtaccggatttgcaccaatgtcACCAATATTATTGTTTACTAAACTTAATTAGAAACATTAGGCGtagtactgggtgagagccctctgctcttcccatttgtccggccaagtactgaAATCCATATgcaaaaaatcacgtcaaaaaataaaataaaatagacgtCAACTTACTCCATAAAAACGTCATTAATTTCACGCGTCCTGTGATAAGTAAGAATATGGCCCATACGAATAGgacgtgtaaaataataaatccaATTACGTTCGGCCATACCActttatgtttatatgtataatctgttcctattttttttttcaattttaatatagAAAGTTTTTCATTATCAAGAACTTTTTCAGATTTATCAAGAttgttaaaattgtttattccacttatatcattatattttttcttagtAACTTCCATTATACGCGATagacaattttttttgacgtttgttaatatattaattaagtatttttcgATGTTCGCGAGACAATGTATATTTGTGAACTGAGTTCTCGTCACCAGTTagctttttatttatgtaaagaaataatattaggTAAAATTAACATAAGGAAGCGAATTTGTGTAAttcaaataattgtattcagtatgtttcttttttactgtTATCTAAGTTTCGCGTAGCAGTTAAACTCTGGCTTGCAGATAGATGCTTTTACAGCGTAAAAGAATAATTAGATTACAAATAACAGgttttatgtgtataattgaaagcatgtattaagtgtgtagattatttgtaaaattgatattattatttgttattgtttttaaataatctgtgtgtatgcctgaaaaggcagtatttggtgatactcaatgaaaaataacagctgtttgtaacctaaataccaagcacagaataaatttcatttcatttcaaattggAATTAGATTGAATAGGAATATCTGTCATTCTAAAAGCAGGAAAAACGTTCAAATAAACAATAAGAATTGGATTGAGTAAATTCAACGCAAATGCACCAATTGACGCACCAATCTAAgtatttcatattattaatgCAATTTTCTAGTAACAATTCTTTTTTCAGACATTTTTTTGTCGTAGTAAACCGATTGTTGTCGGGAAATATTGCATGCATCATACCATACCCCACAAAAATCTAATACGTTGTTGTGTAGTTATCCTCATGCGGTGTAGTGCCTAGCTGGTGCGtacgtttaataataataattcatgaaaataatttatgtttattgtttgacgttttaaatctaaaacaaatgaCATTTTATCACAATGCGTGTAATATGTGTTGAAATATTTCGGCTGTTTGGTTTTCACGATGAAAGCCTTGATATGTATCGCATACCTACTGGGAAGCAGCCTCATACCGCGCTCCATCTGAGGCAACAATTtttaatcaaattttaaataaaacatgatGCACGATTGCACTTCAATTCTTCGTGTgcgattttaattaaattttgtccACGTAGTTCCATTCTAATTTTATTGCTGCATTAATCATTGCAGTGATGCCTATGATCATGACTTTTTTCTCCCACAATTACCGGATCCTAAGTACGCCTATAAAATGAAAAGGATCTGGATTGTCATACTATCTGTAGTAATTAAATGGGTGAGTATATGGGACGGTTTTATAATCTACGCTCATTGATACAAGGTAGTACCTAACCGTGCAGTTTGTGTTGTCAGGTCGAAGGGCAAAAAGTGAACAGTTCATGCGGTAAGAGagttttatttggtaaattaaGTATTGTTTGGGGGATATTTATCATAAATGATGGAAGGCGTTTTGCAGTAATTATGTGTTAGTGTTTGAATAATATGTATTTCTGTAGAATGCGGCATAGCGGGCAAGAGCCGGCGTATCGTGGGGGGGACCACGGTGCAGCCGCACGAGTACCCGTGGCTGGTGTCGCTCATGTTGGGGCCCAAGCTGCACTGCGGCGGCGCCATCATCACCGACTACCACATCCTCACTGCCGGTCATTGTATTACTTTCGGGTACGTCACTTCCATCACATACTAAAACATACAATGAATTAATAATGCAACTTTTTCTATTCACGTGTCAGAAGTAATCAAAGTTCACCTCCGCCGATGTGGTTGCAGCGTCCACTACCGGGATCTCACAGTGAACGTGGGCATGCACGACCGGCTGGACAACTCGTTCCAAGTGCTGCACGTCTCCAACGGCATCAAGCACCCTGCCTTCACCTCCAACGCTGTGCGAGACATTAACGACATAGCCGTACTCACGCTCAACAAGCGACTCAAATTCAGTGACAAAGTCCTTCCTATTTGCTTACCGGACGAAGGTAACTACTTTCTGATGCCTACGCAAATAAGACGTACGTTCAAGTTGACAGTTTATAAATATGTCAACAGCGATGGACTTCAAGAGCGTGGCGCTGACGGTAGCGGGGTGGGGCAAGACGAGACAGGGCGCGATGACGTCATCGAGGTACCTGCTAGAGACAAAGGTGAAGATGGTGGACGGCGAGAAGTGTCGCAAGTCCGCCATTTACAAGGACAACCTCGTCAGCGAGACGATGATGTGTGCGTACAGCCTCGGCAAAGACGCTTGCCAAGTACGTATGCAATAGACCAGAAGAATAGAAAAAGCATTCAACATTTGGCTTGCCTAACTaatgttttgataaaattatctcgaaaattaattagaatttattttatattcttgaTTGCGATCAACTGCTTTGACAAGTGTAATTGAAAATCCGTGTTaggcaagtaggtacctaatcaaATATTTTGGTTGACAGGGTGACAGCGGCGGACCATTATTTTCCACACATTCTAAATCTGGAAATTCGAAGTGGTACCAAGTTGGTAAGTTTTTTAATTCCATTTACAAAATGTGACATTACTTATTGTGAAATTTATGTCAATCATCAAACCGGTATTTTTTTAAGGTATCGTTTCTTGGGGTATTGATTGCGCAATGCCAGATTATCCAGGtaattaaaatttaagtttCCTTGTTACTACTGTTCGTTTTCGGAAAAATAGGTAATTCAcacgtatattttttgtttcaggcgTGTACACGATCGTCAACAAATACATCGGTTGGATTAAGCAGCAGACTGCAGATGGAACGTATTGCCTATAACACCCCGAACTAATGTGAAGATCATTATTGTACACTTACAAGTttagaatttcatttttatgttcgaataaatttaaaaataaatattcaaataggGTCGCCTGCATGGTTTTTGTGACTTATCGGAAATAGTGTGATAAGAAACGATATACTGAATAATACAATGTTGTGTAAAAACTAAATTTCATATTGAACGAAATAgttcaaacataatattctaCTCAgcaaaaatgtaaattttgtatttacttGTAACAATATTGTTCAATAAAGACATATTTTAATTCAACCCGTTAATTATTAACATGTCAACAGATTAGATAGAGACCGTGAAATGTTTGGATAATTACATTGCAATAAgtttagttgaataaaaaatatagcgaTTGGGATTGGCGTTTTAAATTTACAAGGAAATTATCGCGTGGATAATTTGCCTGCATTTTCAGTTCGTCAGAGCGTAAATAAGAATCAAGAAACAACATCTCACACAGTCGTGAGTGTGCGGGTGTAGTGTGCAGTGCCAGACATTAGGACGTCACACGAATACGCGATGTTAGTGAGCATATGTGTGGCCTGGCTCAGCGCTGCGCTCCAGGTTCGTATAGGCCGCACCACGCGAGTCTACCCATGCTTCCCACCCAGTGACGTGTTGCATTCCTTGATAACAATAAATGGTGCAATGTTTTAGGTGGTGCTAGTACGAGGAGACGACTGTCGTaagttacaatttatatttataacaaaagcATTATCGGCCCTCTTGGTAAACACATAAGGATTATTTCTAAGATTACAACAGATTAGCAGTGAGCTATAAAAACACGTGTTAAACTTTACATTTCGTCTTCGTAAGCAAAAAgtgtttgttattataattaaattgctGTAACTGAGTCTAAGTAAAGCACTAATGATTTTTACTTTAATGAGACTCTTAATTTACTCTTGTGGCGTTATTACATTTTCACGGATTTGGTTATTTAAAGCGAATCGAACCGATAGGTATCAGCGAAAGTGCGCACGTTTTGGtagactgggagtaaagaataACAATAATGCGT contains:
- the LOC126370088 gene encoding acyl-CoA Delta-9 desaturase-like isoform X2, producing MDIALVDSQAESLLVAYTGSEGVTVGAHRLYSHKSFKAKPVLRAILILVQTIAGQNCIFIWSRDHRLHHRYSDTDADPHNSKRGFFFSHMGWLMTKKHPYVIEIGRKIDMSDLAADWMIMFQKRYYYYLYVPLSIILPVWVPVRYFGESIRTSFLVAYIFRWMTSLHGTWLVNSAAHLYGTRPYDKNLQPVESWFVSWLSLGEGWHNYHHVFPWDYKAAEFTRHYNFTASLIRFFERIGLAYDLKTASPEMTRESCARVTTRTSIGVRRRRARPSQSTGARCTLSTPPTTSPTRPPIPRSWRPVYRCTMKMIYYLIKKRDNKS
- the LOC126370088 gene encoding acyl-CoA Delta-9 desaturase-like isoform X1, with translation MEVTKKKYNDISGINNFNNLDKSEKVLDNEKLSILKLKKKIGTDYTYKHKVVWPNVIGFIILHVLFVWAIFLLITGRVKLMTFLWTLLVAYTGSEGVTVGAHRLYSHKSFKAKPVLRAILILVQTIAGQNCIFIWSRDHRLHHRYSDTDADPHNSKRGFFFSHMGWLMTKKHPYVIEIGRKIDMSDLAADWMIMFQKRYYYYLYVPLSIILPVWVPVRYFGESIRTSFLVAYIFRWMTSLHGTWLVNSAAHLYGTRPYDKNLQPVESWFVSWLSLGEGWHNYHHVFPWDYKAAEFTRHYNFTASLIRFFERIGLAYDLKTASPEMVDKRILRTGDDTHEHWGTEAARAAVAVDWGPLHPFNPTYNVTYPPPNSTVVEAGLPLYHEDDILLDKKER